DNA sequence from the Flavobacteriales bacterium genome:
TACAATCAATCTTCTCATACCTACTTTATATTCTACTACTTTATTAGGGTTATACTCGTTGATGTATAAAGTTTTGGCAGCGCCATTCGCCTTTTTAGGCAACTCTATTAATCAGGTGTTTTTAGAAGAAGCTGTCCGTCAGAAGAATGATACAGCTGAGGCCTTTGATTTGACTAAACGAATGGTTTTACAACTATCATTACTGTCTTTTTTATTTTTTGGAGTAGCATATTTCATTGTTGAAGATTTGTTTGCGTTTATTTTTGGTGAAGAATGGAAGATGTCGGGTTTATACGCTAAATATTTGATTCCGTTTTTTATGTTTAAATTCATTGCCTCTCCTTTGACAAGTATTCATACTGCATTTGAAAAGCAAAAACTGAGTTTCACTTTACAATTGATTATGTTTGTTATTTCTATGGGGGCAATTCTATATGCATATATTTATTCATGTAGTTTTGAGCAATATTTACTTTTATTTAGTGTCTTGATGTCAATTTTTTATATTTTCAGAATTGCAATAATTTTAAGAATTTCTAAAAACAAAATAGCTTAGTATGAAAAAAGGTGTTTTTCATAATTCAGTATTAACGCTCATTCGTCAGGTTCTCAGTATTGGATTTGGCTTATTAGCTACAATGATTATAGCTAGAGTTTTGGGAGCTGAAGGGCAAGGAAAATATACCTTAGCGATTCTTTTACCTACATTGCTCTACACATTGTTAAATTCTGGATTATCAGCATCTACAGTTTATTTTATAGGTAAAGGGAAATATACGGACGATGAAGTATATTCAACAAACCTGCTAAGTTCCTTATTATTGAGTGCGTTCTCTATGCTTGTCGGTGGTGTAATTGTTTTATTTTTCAAAGAGTATTTTTTTGAGGGATTAGCTTCTCAATTATTAGTATACACCTTATTGATTTTACCTTTAATTTTTCTGCAAAGAAACTTGCAGACTATTTTTCAAGGTAAAGAAGAGTTTGAAAAGTTTAATCTGATTGTTATTCTTAATCAGTTTGGTTTGTTGTTTTTTTCTTTTGTATTTCTCTATGTTCTAGATTTAGGACTTATTGGAGCTATATTTAGTTTTGCATCTTCTCAACTGATAATGCTATTTGCTTCTTTTTATTTTTTACATCAATCTTATGGTTTGTTCTGGCCAAAAAAGTATTCAATTCAATACTTCAAAGAAGGCCTTACATTTGGGGTAAAAGGTCACTTGAGTAATGTCTTGTCGTTTGTCAATTATAGAATAGATATGTTTTTAATAGCTTATTTTATTGATGATGTGGCAGTTGGAATATATTCTATTGCAGTTTTGTTAGTCGAGCGAGTTTGGTTAGTTTCTCAATCTGTTTCCACCGTATTGTTTGCTAGAGTTGCCAATTTAAATACGGATTTAGAAAGAAACCGATTTACTTCATTGGCGGCTCGAAATACTTTTTTCATTACTTTCTTAGGAGGCTTATTTCTTGCCATCTTCAGTCATTGGATAATTGTTATTCTTTTTGGTGATGAGTATGTAAATAGTATTATTCCATTTTTATATATGATTCCTGGTGTAGTGATTTTCTCATTAGGAAAAGTTCTTGCTAATGATTTTACAGGAAGAGGTTATCCCGAAATTAACACTTATATAGCGTTTGTAGTGGCATTGACTAATTTTGGACTTAACATTTGGTTAATTCCAACTTACGGCATTAAGGGAGCAGCCTTAGCAACTTCTACATCTTATATTTTAGACTCTACTATAAAGTCAATAGTTTTTTCAATTAAAAATAAAGTGTCTATTTTAGATATTGTCATAATTAAGATGAGTGATTTTCAGCTATATAAGACTGAGTTTTTAAAATTATACAAATCAATTAAGCGATAAATGCACGTTTTACTTTTACCAATCTCATATAAAAGTAAGTTTAACTTACTTAGTGCTCCATTTTTCAGAGATCAAGCATTGGCATTGAAAAACAAAGGGCTTCAGCTTGGTGTGTTGTGTCCCTTACCTGTTTCTTTGAAGTCTATTTGGAGAAACAAATTGTTTTCCTTTAAAGAAGAGTCTTACAGTGATGAAGGGATATCCACTTTTATAAGCCCATTTCTTTCTATTCCTAAAACTCCTAATAGGGCAAGAAGAATAAGGCTAGAAAAAGGAAAAGAACTTTTTAAGAAGTATATCGAAAGTAACGGAAAGCCTGACATTATACATGTTCATTCTTTTTTAGCGGGTGAGCTCGCACTTTGGATAAAGAATGAGTACAAGATTCCCTATGTTATAACTGAACACTCATCAGCATTCGAAAGGAAGTTACTTACTGATTCAGATTTGAAATTAGCTCTCAAGGTGTTTGAAAATAGCCATACAAATATTGCAGTTAGTCAATCCCTTTCAAATGCTATAAAATGCTATTTCAAAGAATTAGATTTTCAGATTATACCTAATATTGTTGACACAGATTTTTTTAATTTGATAGTTAAAAAGCAAAAAGATGATTTCCAATTTATCAATATTGCTCATTTGAATAAGAATAAAAACCAATTACATTTAATAAAATCTTTTACAAAGGTATTTAAGGGTAATCAATTTTATAAATTATTAATTGTGGGTCAAGGTCCTGAGAAAAATAATCTTCAAAATTGGATAGATTCCAATACTATGAATTCTCAAATAAGGCTCTATGGCAGTGCAAGTAGAGAAGAAGTGAGAGATCTTTTGCATCAAAGCGATTGTTTTGTTCTATCCAGTAAAATTGAAACATTTGGCGTAGTACTTATTGAAGCTATGTCTTGTGGTTTGCCAGTCTTGTCTACGAAATGTGGTGGGCCTGAATCTATTGTCACTAATGACGATATTGGGGTCTTATGTAGTCAAGAGGAATTATCAGATATAATGAAAGAGATTTCTACAAAAACATTTAGCGGCGATACCATTAGAAAATATGTAATAGATAGGTTTTCAAAGTTTTCATTAACT
Encoded proteins:
- a CDS encoding flippase gives rise to the protein MKKGVFHNSVLTLIRQVLSIGFGLLATMIIARVLGAEGQGKYTLAILLPTLLYTLLNSGLSASTVYFIGKGKYTDDEVYSTNLLSSLLLSAFSMLVGGVIVLFFKEYFFEGLASQLLVYTLLILPLIFLQRNLQTIFQGKEEFEKFNLIVILNQFGLLFFSFVFLYVLDLGLIGAIFSFASSQLIMLFASFYFLHQSYGLFWPKKYSIQYFKEGLTFGVKGHLSNVLSFVNYRIDMFLIAYFIDDVAVGIYSIAVLLVERVWLVSQSVSTVLFARVANLNTDLERNRFTSLAARNTFFITFLGGLFLAIFSHWIIVILFGDEYVNSIIPFLYMIPGVVIFSLGKVLANDFTGRGYPEINTYIAFVVALTNFGLNIWLIPTYGIKGAALATSTSYILDSTIKSIVFSIKNKVSILDIVIIKMSDFQLYKTEFLKLYKSIKR
- a CDS encoding glycosyltransferase, with translation MHVLLLPISYKSKFNLLSAPFFRDQALALKNKGLQLGVLCPLPVSLKSIWRNKLFSFKEESYSDEGISTFISPFLSIPKTPNRARRIRLEKGKELFKKYIESNGKPDIIHVHSFLAGELALWIKNEYKIPYVITEHSSAFERKLLTDSDLKLALKVFENSHTNIAVSQSLSNAIKCYFKELDFQIIPNIVDTDFFNLIVKKQKDDFQFINIAHLNKNKNQLHLIKSFTKVFKGNQFYKLLIVGQGPEKNNLQNWIDSNTMNSQIRLYGSASREEVRDLLHQSDCFVLSSKIETFGVVLIEAMSCGLPVLSTKCGGPESIVTNDDIGVLCSQEELSDIMKEISTKTFSGDTIRKYVIDRFSKFSLTQQLKTIYFDCKK